A region of the Aphelocoma coerulescens isolate FSJ_1873_10779 chromosome 7, UR_Acoe_1.0, whole genome shotgun sequence genome:
CCTCCACCACAAAGCGGATGAGGGCCAGCTCTGGCACGTGGAGCTGAAACTGCAGGGTCTCGTCCCAGCGGGGGTTAAACCCTGGGAAGAGAGAGCAGGTGCTGAGAGAGTGAAGGACAGCAGGGACGGTGCCTGGTACCACTGTGGGTCTCACCATTGTTCTCGATGTACTTGGTCTCCTGGTGCGCCTGGTCCGCGGGGACCCCGTAGATCTCCACACGCACCAGTGGGTCAATGATGGCTCCCTCCTTGCTGTTGGCCACTttgggcagctgctgcccactgATTACCTGCAGGAAGGAGCATGAACCCCCtgagctggggagcagccaaATCTATCTGTTGTGAGGCTACTTGGCTCCACACTGCCCAACAGTGTCCCCATCTGTCTGGGACCAAGAGAGCCCCAGCACACTATCATAGCTTCCCCAGGGTCTCTCCACAACCCTGTACCTGGATTGTCAGGGTGATGGGGCCGGGGCCTTCCCGGCTGCTGGGGTCACTAGGGTTGAAGAGAGTCTCCTCATCCCTCATGAAGGGTGGTTTGAGCACGTAGCCACAGCAGCCGTTCTGGCTGAAGAGCCCATCACACAGGTCCATCTCCGTGCCGGCTGTCTGGAAGTTCAAGGCCACTGgagggaggtggcagggaaaaGGGTTCAGAACAGCTTGGAGACACTGCTTTGAGCAGAAAACCAGCCTGTCCCCATACCTAGAGAGATGTGGGGTTGCATAGGGGAATAAGGCACTAGTTCCTGGACACCCCCAGGGCAGCACAAGAGCCGGCAACCTGACCTGGCTCTGGATAGGGTTGTAGCTGGCATTAACACCGGTGTTGATGGTGGCATTTGGCACAGCCCACAGCCCTGTTGCACCCCAGCCATACCGATCTGGCACCCCACATTCCACATCTCCTGGGGGCTGTAGTTGGAGGAGTCAGTCCGCATCCCGCTGGGGTAGATGCGTGTCAGCTGCCAGGCATTGTGGCGAACAAACTCATTTCCTAGGGATAGAGCATGAGAGCCACTTGTGGGTTCAATCTCTGgcctgcacagccacccacATGTGCcgcccatccatccatccacccacccacccatccatccatccatccatccatccatccatccatccatccatccatccatccatccacctgCGCACCCACCCACCAATTctcatccctctccctgctcaggaatccaggtgtcctgccttgttttgtaAGCCAATAACCTCATCACCTACCAGAGCCAAACCCCACAGTACAGCCCCACTGAACCCTGTTTCTCCCAGAAAGGGAGGGCTTTGGCACTACCCATGAGGAAACCATTGGCCCCCTCTACTCTGTCCCAGTCACCCAGTGCCCCTGCCCCCTTAATCTCACCTTCATCCCGGATGAGCTTCCTGGCCTTGGCTTCAGAGAGGGAGGAGATCTCAGAGGGCCGGGAATGGCTGCGGGCCTCCTGGAAGCCCCGGAAGGGCACGTTCTTGCAGTAGATGACACAGTCGGACAATGCTTGTGCCAGgctctccttgtccttctgcAAGGCAGAGCCATGTTGggtccctcctgatgggagcaCCACCCACCAGcactcagccaggccagggcctGTAGAGCCAGGGCAGGCAAGAGCAGCCAGAGGTGTGCTGGTGGATGGCAGCATCCCTACTATGAGCAGCCTTTCTGCCAGGAACAGAGCAAGCAGGGGACCTCCAATATGTTGCCACCACAACAAGGAGGGAgctggcatggccaggggcAGAAAGGGCTGTCCTCCCTGCCTGGTGATGTCTCTGCAGTCTCTGTCTCCCCTCTATGCAGTAGGATGTCACCACAGCTCATACCTGTGTCCAGGGACTCAGCGGTCCCAGCTGGTCCCCAGCCTGGGCCACTTACCTTTGCCCTCCgcttctcctcctctgcctctgccCCATTGTCATTGTCAGACACATCGGGTGCCTCATCCCCTGGCCCATCCAGGGTGTCCTCCAGCCGCCCAATCTTCTTGCCCTTCAGCAAGATCTTGTGCTTCAGCTCCTGTGGGGTTGGGAATAGAGAAGCACCTTGGGCTACTCAGCACTTCCATGGCCATGTCCCCTGGGATCCTAAACTGCTGGAGGCCAGCATGACCAGATCACTTCAGCACTCAGGAAGGGATGGGGTAGGAGCATTTTGCCCTGCTCTCTGATTCTGCAGGGCATGGGGAGACAACCCTGGGGACAGCCTTGGTACCTCTGTGAACATGAGGACACCCACCCCCAGGGTCCTCAAATGCTCCAGTGGAGCAGGACAATGCTGGAACAGGTTGGCCTATTCTCTGAACAGCAGATCCATTTCCTTAGCACACTCTCAAGGCAGGACAGAgatgccctgcacagctgtgcTCTGTCCCTACCTCTGGGGATGGGAGCTGGGTGGGGACGTGCCCATCAATGGTAGTGGTGAGGAGCTGTTCCCCCAGGATGTCCTTGAGTTGCTGGGCCAggacctcctgctgctccatgcTGCAGTGGTTCTCCAGGGACAGGATCACTGGGTAGTCCGAGGTCTGAGGAGCAACATGCACAGCTGGAGATCAGCCTTGGTGGGGCTGGTGAGCTCTCACAAAGGCTTCATCCAGACATGATCAGTGCCAGGATGGAGCCACTTGTGTCTGTTTCTCCCCTGAGACCTTCATACCCCTCCaatcccccagtatcccccataTCCCATCTCACCCCTGCACCCCCAACAGACCTTGTCTGCATGAGCACCCAccccctggcacagcacagtgCAGGCTGTCCCCAGGAAGTGACACAGCCGCCCTCCTCTCCCACAGTGTGACCAGTCCGGCTGCATCACCAGGTGTGTGAGCCTCAGCACCACTCCCCCTCCAGGGACCCACCACTACCATGCGTCCCCACCCACTGAGGACCACCCACGACCACCAGCACCTGGGGAAGGGTGCCTTACCTTGAAGGCGTACTTCCCCAGGGTGCTCACCACCTCCCGGAAGGGGATCTTGGAGGTGAAGGTGTGGCCGTGGTACACCATGGGCTCCCCATTTGGCCCGTCCCAGCAATCCACCTCCAGGCACCGGCAGCCCCGTTTCAGAGCCCTGGGGGTGGGTTGTCACCCCTGGAACCCTGCACTCAGCCAGGGCAccagctccctgccctcccctctgCCCGTGGGTGTCACCCCTAAGGGACCAGGGGACACCCACCAAGGGTGGGGATGCTGCTGCATGCAGGGCAAGGCCAGAGGAGTGTACCACAGAGGAGCGAAGGAGCTTCTGGGGTTTACCCTATGGAGCTGCTGAGGACATGACACTGAGGTGGGAGGGTGTTGGAGGGCAGCTGGAAGGGAGCAGTCCCTTTACCTGATGTAGCCCTCGATGCTGCTCTGGCCCCGAATCTGATCCTCTATCAGGTAGGTGTTATGGGAGGAGGAGATGAAGTAGTGGCAGAGTGGCTGGCTCATGTCCTGCCACAGCGCCCGGTGCTGGGGGTTGAAGATGGAGCCCTCCGGGGAGCAGAGGTACATGAGGAACCCATCAGCACTCAGCACATGGCGAGCCcgggctgcaggcacagggggAGGCTCAGCAACAGCCAGGGGACATGGAAGAGGCAGAATGGGGGCAAACAGGGCTGCTAGTGGCTCCTGGAATCCCCAAACTGATGCCAGAGTCTGGGACACAGAAAGACATGCCACAGGGAAAGGTGGGCAGTGGACCCCAAAGCTGGAGCTTGCACACCATGGCTGGTCAACCTTCTACACAAAAATGGGAATGGACCAAAtaaagcagaactgcacccagatCACACCTTGGTGAGTCTTCTTCTTGTGCCCACTCACagcaggatggggctgggaatgctccTGCCATGGGGCTGTGAGTCTGTGACCCCTCCTTGCCCCCATGCAGAGCACAGATGATGTCTGAGCCAGCTCTCACCTGTCTCCGATGGTTCATACTTGTCAATGAGCTCCATGGCCAGCTCCTCTGTGCCCtcatcctccagctgctcctgctgcaggaaaTCCACCAGCTCCAGCAGTGTCAGCTTCTTTCCATCCTCAGAGAATTCCTGGAAGAGGCTCAGCACCTCCTCACGCTGCGTGAGAGACTTGTAGAAGAGTACAAATTCCTCCCCTTCCAGGGTCCCCGACTCTGACTTGTCGGCATCCTGCAAGGGAGCTCCCTCAGCACCCAGATGGGGCAAAACGGGGTGTCTTGGCCACCAAAGGTGCTGTGAGAGAATTCTCCCTCCCCAAACAGAGAcccccatgccagtggcagaggCAGGCATTGATCAGTGCAGGAATGGGTGAATGGGCAGATGGAGGGCTggttggatggatggatggatggatggatggatggatggatggatggatggatgggaggGAGGGGTAAAAAAACAGATGGCTGGTTAGCTTGGTAGACAGATAAGCAGCTGGATGGACAAATGAATGGTAGGAAGAGCTGCCTTGGCTGGTTAGTTTAACAAATAAATGAACAAATGTGTGTTTGTTTGGGTAAACAGGTAGttggctggctggctggatgGATGGGTCAATGGGTGGATGGGTGGGTGGAAGAAAGTGATCAGGTCCTTTTGCAAGGAGGTGTTGTACAGCTTGTTCCAGCCCTTCCAGTctctctccagcccctccagacTCTCAGGTGCCGTGGTTACCTGGAAGAGCCGCAGGGCATGATCCTCGTTCATGTCCACGTTCATCATCTTCAGGAGACGCTGCACTTCCTTGAAGTTCATGCGCCCATCTTTATTCTTGTCAGCTTTCTGGAACCAGTCACGAATCCATGTGCGAGAAACCAGGGCAAATGTTAAGGGAAAGGACCTTGGCTATGagaaatggggctggggagtATCAGAGCgcatcttttccttttcctgtgcccTACACTGATGCAGATGGTGAGACCCAGAATAGCTACACACATGGTGGGGCAAGGCAGAAGATGCAGGGCCTGGGGAATGATCAGCAATGGGTGTGGGGGGCAGAGTGATGCTCTCAGGAAGGATATTGGTCTATCTTCTCCCTTTGGTCCATGGTGGTGGCCACCTCGATGAGCTGACGCAGGCCCTGGACCCAGCACTGTGCCTCCTCTGCCGAGCCAGCAATGAGGTCCAGGTTGCCACGACGGCCGTAGAAGACAATGGTGAAGCAGCGCTCAGGGGGGAACTCCTCGGCCACGCTCTGCAGCACCTCCGACTGGTGCCCTTCCCGCACCGTCTCCACATCGCTGATGGAGactggggcagagggaggggaggcCTGTCTGTAGGGGACAAGGACCACAGGGCAAGGGGCCCTGCCCACAGATATCTATCCTTCCAGTCATCCCTTCTTCcactccatccatccatccatccatccatccatccatccatccactgAGCTAGTAATCTATCCATTAACCATTGAGCTATCAAGTCAGCCAGTCATCCATCTGCCCCTTCGTCTGCTTATTCCTGCACTGGAATTCCAGAGGTTCCATTTGTATCAGCTGCAATTTCTACTCAGCCCTTTTGACACATGGGTCCTGCTGGGGGCAGGATGTTTCATGGAGACGTGGGTGAGAAGAGATCTCACATGCAGAGCCTTTCTTCAATGCCCCAGCACCCTTAGCAAGCATGGCCCAAGAATCTCCATACCTTCACATCCCTGTTCACTCTGAAACCTACTGACGGCCTCTTGGCCAACACAGAGCAGCTGGTACTCACAGGCAGACTCAGTTTTGCCTGTCCTCTTGGACTGGTACCAGATGGTCATGCAGTCTTCCTGCAGCTTGAAGTAACGCTGCTTCTTCCAGCTCTTGGACTTGACTTTGCGCATCAGGGTCCCCTGCTGCATCTGCTCCAGCGTGTCTGTGAGCTGGATGCCTGGGGGCAGCATGGGCTGCATCAAAGAGGGTGGAGGTATCCAGGCACTGTGCCCTGGTACTTTGCTTTCTCTCACCTCCAGGATCCCACATGGTCCCTCAATCCGTGAGGGAGGAGAGACAAACCAGAAACAAACTCCCTTCACCACAAGAGTTGCACAAGGTAATTCCCCATCAACCCTTCCCATCCACCCTGAGCGCTTCCAAGCCCAAATCCCAATGGCCATGGTGGGGCAGGTATGCTTCTGAGTGCAGCAAGGTGAGCTCAACCCAGAAGCCAGATTTGCCTTGGCATAAATCCAGATGGCCCAATGCCCTGCCCTGCACCCATCCTCCGCTGGGGCACTCACGGGTGTTGCACAGCAGCGATGCCATAGCTCTGCCTTCTCCACgctggcagctgctggggagggaagagagagggtGGCTGGGGGAAGCAAGGTCAGACCCTCATGGTGTGCCC
Encoded here:
- the PLCD4 gene encoding 1-phosphatidylinositol 4,5-bisphosphate phosphodiesterase delta-4 isoform X1, which produces MAIGIWAWKRSGWMGRVDGELPCATLVVKGVCFWFVSPPSRIEGPCGILEVRESKVPGHSAWIPPPSLMQPMLPPGIQLTDTLEQMQQGTLMRKVKSKSWKKQRYFKLQEDCMTIWYQSKRTGKTESAFSISDVETVREGHQSEVLQSVAEEFPPERCFTIVFYGRRGNLDLIAGSAEEAQCWVQGLRQLIEVATTMDQREKIDQWIRDWFQKADKNKDGRMNFKEVQRLLKMMNVDMNEDHALRLFQDADKSESGTLEGEEFVLFYKSLTQREEVLSLFQEFSEDGKKLTLLELVDFLQQEQLEDEGTEELAMELIDKYEPSETARARHVLSADGFLMYLCSPEGSIFNPQHRALWQDMSQPLCHYFISSSHNTYLIEDQIRGQSSIEGYIRALKRGCRCLEVDCWDGPNGEPMVYHGHTFTSKIPFREVVSTLGKYAFKTSDYPVILSLENHCSMEQQEVLAQQLKDILGEQLLTTTIDGHVPTQLPSPEELKHKILLKGKKIGRLEDTLDGPGDEAPDVSDNDNGAEAEEEKRRAKKDKESLAQALSDCVIYCKNVPFRGFQEARSHSRPSEISSLSEAKARKLIRDEGNEFVRHNAWQLTRIYPSGMRTDSSNYSPQEMWNVGCQIVALNFQTAGTEMDLCDGLFSQNGCCGYVLKPPFMRDEETLFNPSDPSSREGPGPITLTIQVISGQQLPKVANSKEGAIIDPLVRVEIYGVPADQAHQETKYIENNGFNPRWDETLQFQLHVPELALIRFVVEDYDKTSRNDFVGQFTLAFANIKPGYRHIHLLSKDGTSIPPSSLFVHICITKPPGPEQD
- the PLCD4 gene encoding 1-phosphatidylinositol 4,5-bisphosphate phosphodiesterase delta-4 isoform X2, producing the protein MASLLCNTRIQLTDTLEQMQQGTLMRKVKSKSWKKQRYFKLQEDCMTIWYQSKRTGKTESAFSISDVETVREGHQSEVLQSVAEEFPPERCFTIVFYGRRGNLDLIAGSAEEAQCWVQGLRQLIEVATTMDQREKIDQWIRDWFQKADKNKDGRMNFKEVQRLLKMMNVDMNEDHALRLFQDADKSESGTLEGEEFVLFYKSLTQREEVLSLFQEFSEDGKKLTLLELVDFLQQEQLEDEGTEELAMELIDKYEPSETARARHVLSADGFLMYLCSPEGSIFNPQHRALWQDMSQPLCHYFISSSHNTYLIEDQIRGQSSIEGYIRALKRGCRCLEVDCWDGPNGEPMVYHGHTFTSKIPFREVVSTLGKYAFKTSDYPVILSLENHCSMEQQEVLAQQLKDILGEQLLTTTIDGHVPTQLPSPEELKHKILLKGKKIGRLEDTLDGPGDEAPDVSDNDNGAEAEEEKRRAKKDKESLAQALSDCVIYCKNVPFRGFQEARSHSRPSEISSLSEAKARKLIRDEGNEFVRHNAWQLTRIYPSGMRTDSSNYSPQEMWNVGCQIVALNFQTAGTEMDLCDGLFSQNGCCGYVLKPPFMRDEETLFNPSDPSSREGPGPITLTIQVISGQQLPKVANSKEGAIIDPLVRVEIYGVPADQAHQETKYIENNGFNPRWDETLQFQLHVPELALIRFVVEDYDKTSRNDFVGQFTLAFANIKPGYRHIHLLSKDGTSIPPSSLFVHICITKPPGPEQD